Proteins from a single region of Acidobacteriota bacterium:
- a CDS encoding DUF1343 domain-containing protein, which produces MSRPFTLYVACLLIGVLAHAPAVSAQTPARRARPASASSRFDLPRLARIPALVEEAVARKELPGAVVAVGTETGIAWQASIGQRSLQPAPEKMTADTIFDAASLTKVVATTTAIMMLVEQGRLRLTDRVALHIPGFERYGKRDITIRHLMTHTSGLRPDLEFNPEWNGYDTAISKATDEVPVAGLDVRVIYSDINYFLLGHIVRVVSGEPLDEFTRKRIFIPLGMKDTMFKPPASLARRIAPTEKCLPISYPCGQDGGTWLRGVVHDPTARRMDNVAGHAGLFTTAADLARFARMLLNGGQLEGVRIMSPLTVARMTSPSTPPGQRNVRGLGWDINSSFSANKGDLTPTLSFGHTGFTGTSLWIDPGTRTFVVFLSNRVHPDGKGDVTALRAKVANIAGGAIRVAPTPVVSTHGFSQTPASGVIPARPAMRTMTGIDVLQAESFARIAGRKIGLLTNHTGRTRGGQSTIDAFAAAKNLTLVALFSPEHGIRGILDEEVPSSVDEKTGLAIHSLYGKTRRVTPETMKGIDTMVVDLQDIGSRFYTYMSALGYLLEDAAAQNFEVVVLDRPNPVNGWQVEGPKPDPSPAGEQRPYIAYWPTMPVRHGMTLGELARLFNEEGKIGATLTVVPLQHWSRESWWDETALMWVNPSPNMRNVTQATLYPGIGAVEYANLSVGRGTDAPFERIGAPWIDGLLLAEALNARNLPGIRFYPITFTPNASVYKDEECQGVYFIVTDRTALRPVRVGLEIVSALGRLFPGKLDLKRTAILYGSADQLARALTGEDPALLAEQWSTDEVAWHTLRAKYLMYK; this is translated from the coding sequence ATGTCGCGACCGTTCACCTTGTATGTTGCCTGCCTGCTGATCGGCGTTCTTGCGCATGCGCCTGCCGTCAGCGCCCAGACGCCGGCGCGGCGCGCACGCCCCGCGTCGGCGTCGAGCCGGTTCGACCTGCCGCGGCTCGCCCGCATCCCGGCGCTCGTCGAAGAGGCCGTCGCACGCAAGGAACTGCCCGGCGCCGTGGTAGCCGTGGGCACGGAGACGGGGATCGCCTGGCAGGCGTCGATCGGCCAGCGCTCGCTGCAGCCGGCGCCGGAGAAGATGACGGCCGACACCATCTTCGATGCCGCGTCGCTCACCAAGGTCGTCGCCACGACAACGGCCATCATGATGCTGGTCGAGCAGGGAAGGCTTCGACTTACCGATCGGGTGGCGCTGCACATCCCGGGCTTCGAGCGCTACGGCAAGCGCGATATCACGATCCGTCACCTGATGACGCACACGTCCGGACTCAGGCCAGACCTCGAGTTCAACCCGGAATGGAACGGCTACGACACCGCCATCTCGAAAGCCACGGACGAAGTGCCCGTGGCAGGCCTCGACGTGCGCGTCATCTATTCGGACATCAACTATTTCCTCCTCGGCCACATCGTCCGCGTGGTGTCCGGTGAGCCGCTCGACGAGTTCACGCGCAAGCGCATCTTCATCCCGCTCGGGATGAAGGACACGATGTTCAAGCCGCCCGCGTCGCTCGCACGCCGCATCGCGCCGACGGAGAAGTGCCTGCCGATCTCGTATCCGTGCGGCCAGGACGGCGGCACGTGGCTGCGTGGCGTGGTCCACGACCCGACGGCGCGGCGCATGGACAACGTGGCGGGTCATGCAGGACTGTTCACCACGGCCGCCGATCTCGCGCGGTTCGCGCGCATGCTGCTCAACGGCGGCCAGCTCGAAGGCGTGCGCATCATGTCGCCGCTGACTGTTGCGCGCATGACGTCGCCGTCGACGCCCCCGGGACAGCGCAACGTGCGCGGGCTCGGCTGGGACATCAACTCCAGTTTCTCGGCCAACAAAGGTGACCTGACGCCGACGCTGTCGTTCGGCCACACGGGCTTCACCGGCACGTCGCTGTGGATCGACCCCGGTACGCGGACGTTCGTCGTGTTCCTGTCCAATCGCGTGCATCCCGACGGCAAGGGCGACGTCACGGCCCTGCGCGCGAAGGTCGCCAACATCGCTGGCGGTGCGATTCGTGTCGCGCCGACGCCCGTGGTGAGCACGCACGGTTTCTCGCAGACACCCGCGTCGGGAGTGATTCCGGCGCGACCCGCGATGCGAACCATGACGGGCATCGACGTGCTGCAGGCCGAGTCGTTCGCGCGGATCGCCGGCAGGAAGATCGGCCTGCTCACCAATCACACCGGCCGCACGCGCGGCGGGCAGTCCACCATCGATGCGTTCGCGGCCGCGAAGAACCTCACGCTCGTGGCGCTCTTCAGTCCCGAACACGGCATCCGCGGCATCCTCGACGAGGAAGTGCCGTCATCTGTCGACGAGAAGACGGGGCTCGCGATCCACTCCCTCTACGGCAAGACGCGCCGCGTCACGCCCGAGACGATGAAGGGCATCGACACGATGGTGGTGGACCTGCAGGACATCGGCAGCCGCTTCTACACGTACATGTCCGCGCTCGGCTACCTTCTCGAGGATGCGGCGGCGCAGAACTTCGAAGTGGTCGTCCTCGACCGTCCGAACCCGGTCAACGGCTGGCAGGTCGAGGGACCGAAGCCGGACCCGAGTCCCGCGGGCGAACAGCGGCCGTACATCGCCTACTGGCCGACGATGCCGGTACGGCACGGGATGACACTGGGCGAACTGGCGAGGCTGTTCAACGAAGAGGGGAAGATTGGCGCAACGCTCACGGTGGTGCCGCTGCAGCACTGGTCGCGCGAGTCGTGGTGGGACGAGACGGCGCTTATGTGGGTGAATCCGTCGCCGAACATGCGCAACGTGACGCAGGCCACGCTGTATCCGGGCATCGGCGCCGTAGAGTACGCGAACCTCTCGGTGGGGCGCGGCACTGACGCGCCGTTCGAGCGGATCGGCGCGCCGTGGATCGATGGCCTGCTGCTCGCCGAGGCGCTCAACGCACGGAACCTGCCCGGCATCCGCTTCTACCCGATCACCTTCACGCCCAACGCGAGCGTGTACAAGGACGAGGAGTGCCAGGGCGTGTACTTCATCGTCACCGATCGCACGGCGCTGCGTCCGGTGCGCGTGGGGCTGGAGATCGTGAGCGCGCTTGGCCGCCTGTTTCCCGGCAAGCTCGATCTGAAGCGCACGGCCATCCTGTATGGATCGGCCGATCAACTCGCGCGCGCGCTCACGGGCGAAGATCCGGCACTCCTCGCAGAACAGTGGTCCACCGACGAAGTCGCCTGGCACACGCTGCGCGCGAAATACCTGATGTACAAGTAG